From Bacillota bacterium, one genomic window encodes:
- a CDS encoding TetR/AcrR family transcriptional regulator, which yields MARPKRPAWQKEQVKQKIFQATLELFNKHGYEAVSIRKIARRAGCSPATIYNYYRSKDALYLDILTEGFTILHGMFLDQPRIDDPLQLIRSYASTFYRFSFDHPYYYDIMFSLHVPKYLDYTGTTVEEAAFAEKAIALKNIELLVDAMNDFYRGSPASEETTAAATEKAFALLGLCHGIISLCRSGIWAELDADLNTLYFSAIDHFLQEMVREREEMISGAAPPGAGFKG from the coding sequence ATGGCCAGACCGAAACGGCCGGCATGGCAGAAAGAACAGGTCAAACAGAAAATCTTCCAGGCCACTCTTGAATTGTTCAACAAGCATGGTTACGAGGCGGTGTCCATCCGCAAGATTGCGCGCCGCGCGGGTTGTTCGCCGGCAACGATTTACAATTATTACCGCAGCAAGGATGCTCTTTATCTGGATATCCTTACCGAGGGGTTCACCATCCTGCATGGCATGTTTCTGGATCAACCCCGTATCGACGATCCTCTGCAGTTGATACGCAGTTATGCTTCCACGTTTTACCGTTTCAGTTTTGATCATCCTTACTATTACGACATCATGTTCTCTTTGCATGTTCCCAAATATCTTGATTATACGGGTACCACAGTCGAGGAAGCGGCTTTTGCGGAGAAGGCCATCGCCTTGAAAAATATCGAACTGCTTGTCGATGCGATGAACGATTTTTACCGGGGATCCCCCGCTAGCGAGGAAACAACCGCTGCTGCAACCGAGAAGGCTTTCGCCCTGCTCGGCCTCTGCCACGGTATTATCTCGTTGTGCCGCTCGGGTATATGGGCCGAACTTGATGCGGATTTGAATACTCTTTATTTCTCCGCCATCGATCATTTTTTGCAGGAGATGGTTCGGGAAAGGGAGGAAATGATAAGCGGTGCTGCCCCGCCGGGGGCGGGTTTCAAGGGTTGA
- a CDS encoding formate acetyltransferase, translated as MMTPVGTVEEKNKNGDFMTRFQVINVLRLMSLMFRFSSSFRRNILDEEKGFLFNARFVFRNVDGTVELHAIFDNGRMKVGHGSIDKPDLIFNFRTAEGMRGVFSLREPSDSIAMMLDNDLFIEGNLMYLAKFGHLSQELASGRKKRKKLSRGIEEKREDVGHTSAARASHPLAHRAVLKSVPHDRVEVLDEPYLSAYSLNNFPRLQAAREKLYTIQAGVCAERPRLLTEYYMQHGFEEGPDGKPRDPVLRQAEAVAHILARRDPIIRDDDLIAGTTTTRDVGVLLFPEFGALALWPELLTVDERKMNPYHITAEDIDILNFEVFPFWSRRNVMEYTRSKYGNPRCQQLEGRWVLYFCWKAHAVSHTIPDFAMILERGLLDIIREAGEKEAAAGDERERNFYRALQVAQEGVLAYANNLAARARELAAGTGDDDEGRRRRAELEAMAEVCERVPAHPARNLHEAINAIWLCWVSLHMENMNAGLSLGRLDQVLQPYFLRDAAGAKTPEEKEELIRRAIELVGCFFLKCSDHLPTVPDLGNRLFGGSSSDQALTLGGVDRDGGSAICDMTYIFLKVTEMMALREPNVNARYYPGVNDDDYLKRLIEVNTITAATPSLHNDAAVIPALVNQGFAIEDARDWGSTGCVEPTSVGRHMGHTNCMLLNTVAALEMAMHDGVHPLVAEQVGPRTGNPAQEGNFPTFDDFKNAYKEQLRYLIDQSIAYNDYLGLTHQELHPTPLLSSFFDGPMEKGKDVIDGGARYNTSGAALVSITDVIDSLMAINELIYRQGIVDWKTLLRALEADFRGYETLHARIISRVPKFGSDAREPRELAGELIDFIYDCYQSHHNYRGGVYTSGFWSMSNHVAFGTLSGALPSGRLKGKPFTPGITPSPGVTDRLLSNIHTVAGLDPLKMPNNIAFNVKVAPGAQDSHEEFVERVTAYAKSYFELGGMQMQFNIVTTEMLREAVEKPEDYRWLLVRISGYNAYFVELNADMQQEIIERTEFSMATGS; from the coding sequence ATGATGACACCCGTCGGAACTGTGGAGGAGAAGAACAAGAATGGTGACTTCATGACCAGATTTCAGGTGATCAATGTATTGAGACTCATGTCACTGATGTTTCGTTTCAGTTCATCTTTTCGTCGCAATATTCTTGATGAAGAGAAAGGTTTTCTTTTCAATGCCCGCTTTGTCTTCCGTAATGTGGATGGGACCGTGGAACTCCACGCCATATTTGATAACGGGCGGATGAAAGTGGGGCACGGCAGTATCGACAAGCCGGATCTGATCTTCAATTTCCGAACTGCCGAGGGGATGCGGGGTGTGTTTTCACTGCGGGAACCGTCCGATTCTATTGCAATGATGCTGGATAATGATCTTTTCATCGAGGGGAACCTGATGTATCTGGCCAAATTTGGCCACCTTTCCCAGGAGCTGGCTTCGGGGCGCAAAAAGAGGAAGAAACTTTCCCGCGGGATAGAGGAGAAAAGGGAAGATGTCGGCCATACTTCTGCGGCGCGGGCTTCGCACCCACTTGCCCACAGGGCAGTCCTGAAGTCTGTTCCACATGACCGGGTGGAGGTGCTGGATGAACCTTATCTGAGTGCTTACAGCCTGAATAATTTTCCACGCCTGCAGGCTGCCCGGGAAAAACTTTATACCATCCAGGCGGGGGTCTGCGCCGAGAGGCCGCGGCTTCTGACGGAATACTACATGCAACACGGGTTTGAAGAAGGCCCCGATGGGAAACCGCGTGACCCCGTGTTGCGGCAGGCCGAGGCGGTGGCGCATATCCTGGCCAGGCGCGATCCGATCATCAGGGATGATGACCTGATCGCGGGCACGACCACGACCAGGGATGTCGGGGTGCTTCTTTTTCCCGAATTCGGGGCGCTGGCACTCTGGCCGGAATTGCTCACGGTCGACGAGCGGAAGATGAATCCTTACCACATCACCGCGGAGGATATCGATATTCTCAACTTCGAAGTCTTTCCTTTCTGGAGCCGCCGAAATGTAATGGAGTATACACGCAGCAAATATGGCAACCCACGCTGTCAGCAACTTGAAGGCCGCTGGGTGCTGTATTTCTGCTGGAAGGCACATGCCGTTTCGCATACCATTCCCGATTTCGCCATGATCCTCGAGAGGGGGTTGCTAGATATAATTCGCGAAGCCGGGGAGAAAGAAGCGGCGGCAGGGGACGAGAGGGAACGCAACTTTTACCGGGCATTGCAGGTTGCCCAGGAAGGAGTTCTGGCCTATGCCAACAATCTTGCCGCAAGGGCGCGGGAGCTTGCTGCCGGGACCGGCGATGATGATGAGGGCCGCCGCCGGCGTGCGGAGTTGGAGGCGATGGCAGAGGTCTGTGAACGCGTTCCTGCACATCCGGCTCGCAACTTGCATGAGGCGATCAATGCCATCTGGCTCTGCTGGGTTTCTCTGCACATGGAAAACATGAATGCCGGGCTTTCGCTGGGCAGGCTGGATCAGGTTCTTCAGCCTTACTTCCTGCGTGATGCCGCCGGGGCGAAAACTCCCGAGGAGAAGGAGGAACTGATCAGAAGGGCGATCGAGCTGGTGGGCTGTTTTTTCCTGAAATGCTCCGATCACCTGCCCACCGTTCCCGATCTCGGCAACCGCCTTTTCGGAGGAAGTTCTTCCGACCAGGCGCTGACCCTGGGCGGGGTGGACCGTGATGGTGGCAGTGCAATCTGTGACATGACCTATATTTTCTTGAAAGTTACTGAAATGATGGCTCTGCGCGAACCGAATGTGAATGCTCGCTATTATCCCGGTGTCAACGATGATGATTATTTGAAGAGGTTGATCGAGGTAAATACGATAACCGCGGCTACCCCTTCGTTGCACAACGATGCGGCAGTCATCCCCGCTCTGGTCAACCAGGGTTTTGCCATCGAGGATGCCCGCGATTGGGGTTCCACCGGCTGCGTGGAACCGACCAGTGTCGGCCGACACATGGGCCATACCAACTGCATGCTCCTGAATACCGTGGCGGCACTGGAGATGGCCATGCACGATGGCGTCCATCCCCTCGTTGCGGAGCAGGTCGGCCCGCGCACCGGCAATCCGGCGCAGGAAGGGAATTTTCCCACTTTTGATGATTTCAAAAATGCCTACAAGGAGCAATTGCGTTACCTGATCGATCAATCCATCGCCTACAACGATTACCTGGGGCTCACTCACCAGGAGCTGCACCCGACTCCGTTGCTTTCCTCATTTTTTGATGGGCCCATGGAGAAGGGGAAGGATGTCATTGATGGGGGTGCCCGCTACAATACCTCGGGGGCGGCGCTGGTTTCCATCACCGATGTTATCGACAGTCTCATGGCGATCAACGAGCTGATTTACAGGCAGGGGATAGTCGATTGGAAGACGTTGCTTCGGGCACTGGAGGCTGACTTCCGCGGGTATGAAACCCTGCATGCGCGGATTATCAGCCGTGTTCCCAAGTTTGGCAGCGATGCCAGGGAGCCGCGGGAGCTGGCCGGGGAATTGATAGATTTTATCTATGACTGCTACCAGTCTCACCACAATTACCGGGGCGGAGTCTATACCAGTGGATTCTGGAGCATGTCGAACCACGTAGCTTTCGGGACACTTTCGGGTGCACTGCCCAGCGGTCGCCTGAAAGGCAAACCCTTTACTCCGGGGATAACCCCTTCACCCGGCGTTACCGACCGGTTGCTTTCCAATATCCATACCGTTGCCGGCCTGGACCCGCTCAAAATGCCGAACAATATCGCTTTCAATGTCAAGGTGGCACCGGGAGCGCAGGATAGCCACGAGGAATTCGTGGAGCGGGTTACCGCCTATGCAAAAAGTTACTTTGAACTGGGCGGGATGCAGATGCAGTTCAATATCGTTACCACGGAGATGCTCAGGGAAGCCGTGGAAAAACCGGAAGATTACCGCTGGTTGCTGGTGCGCATCTCGGGCTACAATGCTTATTTTGTCGAGTTGAATGCGGATATGCAGCAGGAGATCATCGAGCGTACCGAATTCAGCATGGCAACGGGAAGCTGA
- a CDS encoding glycyl-radical enzyme activating protein, with the protein MIALEYELPLVVEIKRNALDDGPGIRTTIFFKGCPLSCVWCQNPESIKIYPEIAYSPGDCLLCGACEEACPEGAIDLKRRPQPVDRQRCTRCGTCTTVCPGKGMRLVGRHYPVAELAEIVAEDSIFYENSGGGVTLSGGEPTMHPRYLKPFLQALKFNRIHVNLETCGYYYRPVFERYILPYLDLIYYDIKLIEPDAHRRYTGRTNDRILENFEALIRGGKVPFLPRIPLIPGVTDTDENLAGIASFLNKMGVKRTALLPYNPLWLPKAENLDRQSSYQYDRWMTPEEIERCASHFDHFELEEF; encoded by the coding sequence ATGATCGCGCTGGAATACGAACTTCCGCTGGTTGTCGAGATCAAGCGCAATGCACTGGATGACGGGCCCGGCATCCGCACGACCATATTTTTCAAGGGATGCCCCCTGTCCTGTGTATGGTGCCAGAACCCCGAATCAATAAAAATTTATCCCGAGATAGCTTACTCGCCCGGGGACTGTCTTCTCTGCGGAGCCTGTGAAGAAGCCTGCCCCGAGGGGGCGATCGATCTGAAACGCCGCCCCCAACCGGTGGACCGTCAACGATGCACACGCTGTGGCACCTGCACCACCGTCTGCCCCGGCAAGGGGATGCGCCTGGTGGGGCGCCATTATCCCGTCGCGGAATTGGCGGAGATTGTCGCGGAGGATTCAATTTTTTACGAGAACTCGGGGGGCGGGGTGACTCTTTCCGGGGGGGAACCGACCATGCATCCACGTTACCTTAAGCCCTTTTTGCAGGCGCTGAAATTTAACCGTATCCATGTCAACCTCGAGACCTGCGGCTACTATTACCGACCGGTTTTTGAACGATATATACTGCCTTACCTGGATCTGATCTATTACGATATCAAGTTGATCGAACCCGATGCCCACCGTCGTTATACCGGACGGACCAACGACCGCATCCTTGAAAATTTCGAGGCGCTGATCCGGGGCGGAAAGGTGCCGTTTCTGCCCCGGATACCTCTCATTCCGGGAGTTACCGACACGGATGAAAACCTGGCCGGAATCGCTTCCTTTCTGAACAAAATGGGGGTGAAGCGCACGGCTCTGCTTCCCTACAATCCTCTCTGGTTGCCCAAGGCGGAGAATCTTGATCGGCAGAGTTCCTATCAATATGATCGCTGGATGACCCCGGAAGAGATTGAAAGATGTGCTTCACATTTTGACCATTTTGAACTGGAAGAATTTTAA